A portion of the Bacteroides faecium genome contains these proteins:
- the lepB gene encoding signal peptidase I, with the protein MNFRKYKWILAFAGAVVVVLLLRGFAFTSCLIPSTGMENSIFQGERILVNKWSYGLRVPFMTLFSYHRWGEHPVQQQDIVVFNNPAGIRQPVIDRREVYISRCIGVPGDTLLVDSLFSATSPESKLNPDKKRLYAYPVSKENLITSLMHTLSINDDGLMGSSDSTHVRSFSRYEYYLLEQAMNGQNWIQPLSRKKDIELKPLIIPGKGKYIRVYPWNITLLRNTLVMHEGKQAEIKNDTLYIDGKPAQHCYFTKDYYWMGSNNTINLSDSRLFGFVPQDHIIGKAAVIWFSKEKGTGLFDGYRWNRFFRTVK; encoded by the coding sequence ATAAACTTTCGTAAATACAAATGGATATTAGCATTTGCCGGAGCAGTAGTCGTCGTGCTTCTGCTCCGGGGATTTGCTTTTACGTCCTGCCTTATCCCTTCCACCGGCATGGAGAACTCCATTTTCCAGGGCGAGCGCATCTTAGTTAACAAATGGAGCTACGGACTGCGTGTTCCTTTTATGACGCTTTTTTCTTATCATCGCTGGGGCGAACATCCCGTGCAGCAGCAAGACATCGTTGTATTTAATAATCCTGCCGGTATCCGCCAACCGGTCATCGACCGCCGGGAAGTTTATATCAGCCGTTGTATCGGCGTTCCGGGTGACACCCTACTGGTAGACTCCCTTTTCTCCGCCACTTCTCCCGAATCGAAACTCAATCCCGACAAGAAAAGGCTCTATGCCTACCCTGTCTCCAAGGAAAACTTGATTACCTCACTCATGCATACACTGTCCATCAACGACGACGGACTGATGGGAAGCAGCGACAGCACTCATGTACGCAGTTTCAGCCGGTATGAATATTACTTGTTGGAGCAGGCGATGAACGGGCAAAACTGGATACAGCCTTTATCCCGGAAAAAAGATATTGAACTGAAACCACTGATTATCCCCGGTAAAGGGAAATATATCCGGGTATATCCCTGGAATATCACCTTATTGCGGAATACTCTCGTAATGCATGAGGGCAAACAGGCGGAAATAAAGAACGACACGTTATACATAGACGGAAAACCTGCACAACATTGTTATTTCACTAAAGATTACTATTGGATGGGCTCAAACAATACCATCAACTTATCCGATTCGCGCCTGTTCGGATTCGTTCCGCAAGACCATATCATCGGGAAAGCCGCTGTCATTTGGTTTTCCAAGGAAAAAGGAACAGGCTTGTTTGACGGATACCGATGGAACCGCTTCTTCAGAACGGTAAAATAA
- a CDS encoding WbqC family protein has translation MKEMKTAYLSSAYLAPVEYYTKLLAYDKVFVEQHDHYIKQTYRNRCTIAGPGGELALSIPTVKPDTLKCPMKDIRISDHGNWRHLHWNAIESAYNSTPFFEYYKDDFRPFYEKKYEFLVDFNEEICRLVCELIDIHPDMERTSEYKIEFTPEEVDFREVIHPKKDFRTTDTEFVPQPYYQVFESKLGFLPNLSIIDLLFNMGPESLLVLGESKR, from the coding sequence ATGAAAGAAATGAAAACAGCTTATTTATCTTCAGCTTATCTCGCTCCTGTTGAGTATTATACTAAGCTACTAGCTTACGATAAAGTGTTCGTAGAGCAGCACGACCACTATATCAAACAGACATACCGTAATCGTTGCACGATTGCCGGCCCTGGCGGAGAGTTAGCGCTTTCCATCCCGACAGTAAAGCCCGATACACTGAAATGTCCGATGAAAGATATTCGTATCTCCGACCACGGCAACTGGAGACATTTGCATTGGAACGCGATTGAATCAGCTTACAACAGTACTCCTTTCTTTGAATACTACAAAGACGATTTCCGTCCTTTCTATGAGAAGAAATATGAGTTTTTGGTCGATTTCAACGAAGAAATTTGCCGGTTAGTCTGCGAATTGATAGATATTCATCCTGATATGGAACGTACCTCTGAATATAAGATAGAGTTCACTCCCGAAGAAGTCGATTTCCGGGAAGTTATTCATCCTAAGAAAGATTTTCGGACAACGGATACGGAATTTGTCCCGCAGCCCTATTATCAGGTTTTTGAGTCCAAACTAGGCTTTCTTCCCAATCTGAGCATTATAGATCTGCTATTCAATATGGGACCGGAAAGTTTGCTCGTACTAGGTGAAAGCAAGCGTTAA
- a CDS encoding PDDEXK nuclease domain-containing protein → MYYGIGKYVSENSREGFWGKAAIETISRQLQAELPGLRGFSAANIKFMRQFYEIWSVDLKSLTAVSEISDTQSLTAVSEIDILQLVESDNAIEERFDLSMFVSLGFTHHMIIVRKVGPLTERLFYIHQAVINKWSKEILTARIDDDLYNHRGELAHNFIQTIPDNRQTLKTIGMFKDEYLLDFINVEELGERDKEDIDERVIEQEIVHNVKKFIMTFGRDFAFVGNQYKLEVFGVEHFPDLIFFNRELNALVIIELKKGAFKPSYLGQLCTYLRLADDQMRKPHENPSIGIVLCKSADKKYVEYVIQDYDKPMGVATYKTSDEMPEKLKRVLPGVEDLKKLL, encoded by the coding sequence TTGTATTACGGCATTGGAAAATACGTGTCAGAGAACTCGCGTGAAGGCTTTTGGGGTAAAGCTGCAATAGAAACCATAAGTCGGCAGTTACAGGCAGAACTGCCCGGCTTACGGGGCTTTTCGGCAGCGAACATCAAGTTTATGCGTCAATTTTATGAAATATGGAGTGTTGATTTGAAATCGCTAACTGCAGTTAGCGAAATAAGCGATACTCAATCGCTAACCGCAGTTAGCGAAATTGATATTTTGCAGTTGGTTGAGAGTGATAATGCTATAGAAGAAAGATTTGACTTGTCTATGTTTGTTTCACTTGGGTTTACACATCATATGATAATTGTCCGCAAAGTTGGTCCGCTTACAGAACGATTGTTTTATATTCATCAAGCTGTGATAAATAAGTGGAGCAAAGAAATTTTGACGGCGAGAATCGACGATGATTTATATAATCATAGGGGAGAGTTAGCCCATAATTTCATTCAGACCATTCCTGATAATCGGCAAACGCTTAAGACTATTGGAATGTTCAAGGATGAATATCTGCTTGACTTTATTAATGTAGAAGAACTCGGTGAACGGGATAAAGAGGATATTGACGAGCGGGTAATAGAACAGGAAATTGTACATAACGTGAAAAAGTTTATAATGACTTTCGGGCGTGATTTTGCATTTGTGGGCAATCAGTATAAATTGGAAGTGTTTGGTGTAGAGCACTTTCCCGACTTGATTTTCTTTAATCGGGAGTTGAATGCATTAGTTATAATTGAGTTGAAGAAAGGGGCGTTTAAACCGTCATATTTGGGACAGCTATGTACTTACTTGCGCCTTGCTGATGACCAAATGCGTAAACCTCATGAAAATCCATCAATTGGAATCGTACTGTGTAAGAGCGCTGATAAAAAATATGTGGAATATGTAATTCAGGACTATGATAAACCGATGGGAGTTGCTACATACAAAACATCCGATGAGATGCCGGAAAAGCTGAAACGGGTTTTGCCTGGCGTGGAAGATTTGAAAAAGCTCTTATAG
- a CDS encoding GH35 family beta-galactosidase, with the protein MRNTFFWILFLFILPLQAQQKLPSLQKQGSATQLVVDGKPFLVIGGELGNSSASSIEDIERIFPKLQRMGLNTVLVPAYWDLTEPTEGTFDFTLTDKVIQQARANDLKVVFLWFGAWKNSMSCYAPLWFKKDYKKYPRAYTKAGKPLEIASSFSENVFQADSKAFSEWMKHIASIDKEGTVIMVQIENEIGMLEDARDYSKEADKLFNAPVPPLFIDYLEKNKKQLHPEMLAKWESRGFKKQGTWQEVFGADVYTDEIFMAWSYAQYVERMAKIARSIHNVPLYVNAAMNSRGRKPGEYPSAGPLAHLIDVWHYGAPSIDFLAPDLYDKGFVDWVAKYKLPNNPLFIPEIRLEDNDGVRAFYVFGEHDAIGFCPFSIENGSDKADSPLVQSYGKLKELMPLLTKYQGKGMMNGLLFDGENRERILACDDLEITCRHYFTLPWDARARNGSVWAEGGGILLRLAPNEYIVAGSGIVLEFRKKGEGKVKGSQALGEDGFVSVGGKAQKQENTWQGGLRAGIGSVDEVSVNEDGSLKYIRRLNGDQDHQGRHVRIPVGEFSILHVKLYEYK; encoded by the coding sequence ATGAGAAACACATTCTTTTGGATTTTATTCCTTTTTATTTTGCCTCTTCAGGCACAGCAGAAACTTCCTTCTTTGCAGAAGCAGGGAAGTGCCACGCAACTTGTTGTAGATGGCAAGCCGTTTTTAGTTATCGGTGGAGAGTTGGGTAACTCTTCGGCTTCATCCATCGAAGACATAGAACGTATTTTCCCAAAATTACAACGTATGGGGTTGAATACGGTTTTAGTTCCCGCCTACTGGGACTTGACAGAACCCACAGAAGGTACATTCGACTTTACCTTAACAGATAAAGTGATTCAACAAGCTCGTGCGAATGATTTGAAAGTTGTTTTTCTTTGGTTTGGTGCCTGGAAAAACTCGATGAGCTGTTACGCTCCGCTATGGTTTAAAAAAGATTATAAGAAATATCCCCGTGCCTATACGAAAGCCGGGAAACCGCTTGAAATAGCCAGTTCTTTCTCTGAAAATGTATTCCAGGCAGATAGCAAGGCTTTCTCTGAATGGATGAAGCATATAGCAAGCATTGACAAAGAAGGAACCGTAATCATGGTTCAGATAGAGAATGAGATCGGTATGTTGGAAGATGCCCGCGATTACTCCAAGGAAGCGGACAAACTGTTTAATGCACCTGTTCCGCCCCTTTTCATCGACTATTTGGAGAAGAACAAAAAGCAACTGCACCCTGAAATGCTGGCAAAATGGGAAAGCCGGGGATTCAAGAAGCAGGGCACTTGGCAGGAAGTGTTCGGCGCGGATGTCTACACGGATGAGATTTTTATGGCATGGTCATATGCGCAGTATGTGGAACGGATGGCTAAGATAGCACGCTCCATTCATAACGTACCCTTGTATGTGAATGCTGCCATGAACAGCAGGGGAAGAAAACCGGGAGAATACCCCTCGGCAGGTCCATTGGCTCACTTGATAGACGTATGGCATTATGGAGCGCCCAGCATTGATTTTCTGGCTCCCGATTTATATGATAAAGGTTTTGTGGATTGGGTGGCGAAGTATAAATTGCCCAATAACCCGCTCTTTATCCCGGAAATCCGGTTGGAAGATAATGACGGTGTACGTGCTTTCTATGTATTTGGCGAGCACGATGCTATCGGTTTCTGTCCTTTCTCTATCGAGAATGGTTCGGATAAGGCAGACTCTCCTTTAGTACAGAGTTATGGCAAACTGAAGGAATTAATGCCTTTATTAACCAAATATCAGGGCAAAGGAATGATGAACGGTCTTTTGTTTGACGGTGAGAACAGGGAACGGATATTAGCATGTGATGATTTGGAAATTACCTGTCGTCACTATTTCACTTTGCCGTGGGATGCCCGTGCCCGTAATGGCAGTGTATGGGCTGAAGGTGGCGGCATTCTGTTACGCCTGGCTCCCAATGAGTATATCGTTGCCGGCAGTGGTATTGTGCTTGAATTCAGGAAGAAAGGAGAGGGTAAGGTAAAAGGTTCGCAAGCATTAGGTGAGGACGGCTTTGTCAGTGTCGGTGGAAAGGCGCAAAAGCAGGAGAATACTTGGCAGGGCGGTTTGAGAGCCGGTATCGGTTCCGTAGATGAAGTGAGTGTCAATGAAGACGGTTCTCTGAAATATATCCGGCGTTTGAATGGCGACCAAGACCATCAGGGAAGGCACGTGCGTATTCCCGTGGGTGAGTTTAGCATTTTACACGTGAAGTTATATGAATATAAGTAA